Genomic segment of Candidatus Taylorbacteria bacterium:
TTTTGGTCTCAATTTTGACTCGAAAAAAATAATTCTTTTTTTCTGTGGAAGTTATGGGGCAAATAACCGCCATACCGGTTTTTTTGTTAAAAAGAGTGCCACTCACAACAATACAAGGTCTTGAGCCAGACTGTTCATGTCCTTTGATCGGATTAAGCGCGCACCAAACAATATCACCCTTCTTTGGATAATTCATTTTACTTTAGGATTTCTTTCCCGACATCATTCCCCCACTGGACATCCTCAATCATGTTTGGCGAAAAATTCACCAACACATCTTTTAGGGTTGGCAATTTCCCCATAGTATGAGGTTCCTTTACGCCTAAGATAAGGGCCCCTTTGGTCGTCTCTCTCACTTCAACTTGTGCGCCGTCATAGAAATGATATTTTTTCGCGATTCCCTGCGGTATCCGAAGTGCTAAGCTATTTCCCCACTTTGTGACTTTAGTTTTCATTGCGTAAGTATATACTTGTAGATACATCCGTCAAGGACGGTCCTTGCCGTAGGCTTCCATAGGTGTTAGGTGTCA
This window contains:
- a CDS encoding type II toxin-antitoxin system PemK/MazF family toxin — its product is MNYPKKGDIVWCALNPIKGHEQSGSRPCIVVSGTLFNKKTGMAVICPITSTEKKNYFFRVKIETKKIRGFVMVDQLRTIDWKERVLSIDGSSGSHILREIYAKLSVLFDLT